The following are encoded together in the Culex pipiens pallens isolate TS chromosome 1, TS_CPP_V2, whole genome shotgun sequence genome:
- the LOC120425121 gene encoding uncharacterized protein LOC120425121 isoform X1 — protein sequence MSSMQRCYHVVVVVIVCAPPQSAVSKGVPLLELLRSTCSYIDVALWANVQFSHIFTTETSLNNQRKCPNSPKHYGSASSNLVGKFTQSVRRIVQDVKDEGSPSGMSREELIETNERLRAVRVRLEESYDTAKKALVTLMNKYGDSKSQRNVFNRYPMLKLMIKDVIRLETQYWTLVEIPKQEKLETVPAFVLRACSIMEKSQKSGEGVKTSAKLAEEAAEKRERMERLEIMTTAQVEQENTQMINDLYRLLKKYTGLRNLIRELKSEYGNSKIYPIFPRYTMLKDMIKDIMHDPDYMEVCHERT from the exons ATGTCGTCAATGCAACGGTGTTatcacgtcgtcgtcgtcgtcatcgtttgTGCACCACCACAATCCGCAGTATCGAAAGGTGTACCACTATTGGAACTGTTGAGGAGCACGTGTTCGTATATTGATGTGGCCCTTTGGGCAAACGTTcagttttcgcatatttttacCACCGAAACATCCCTTAACAATCAGCGAAAATGTCCCA ATTCCCCAAAGCATTACG gttcagcTTCCTCCAATTTGGTCGGAAAATTCACCCAGAGCGTGCGACGGATCGTGCAGGATGTCAAAGATGAAGGATCGCCGA GTGGTATGAGCCGCGAGGAGCTAATCGAGACCAACGAGCGGCTGCGAGCGGTCCGGGTGCGCCTGGAGGAGTCATACGACACGGCGAAAAAGGCATTAGTTACCCTAATGAACAAGTACGGAGACTCCAAAAGCCAGCGAAACGTGTTCAACCGATACCCGATGCTGAAATTGATGATTAAG GACGTGATTCGCCTAGAAACCCAGTACTGGACCCTAGTGGAAATCCCCAAGCAAGAGAAGCTCGAAACAGTCCCTGCCTTTGTGTTGCGCGCGTGTAGCATCATGGAAAAGTCGCAAAAGTCGGGCGAAGGTGTCAAAACGTCAGCCAAGCTAGCGGAGGAAGCCGCAGAAAAGCGGGAACGGATGGAGCGGCTGGAAA TAATGACGACCGCGCAAGTCGAGCAGGAAAATACGCAAATGATCAATGATTTGTAccgtttactgaaaaaatacaccgGTTTGAGAAACCTAATCCGTGAATTGAAG TCTGAGTATGGCAATTCTAAAATCTACCCAATCTTTCCGCGGTACACGATGCTGAAGGATATGATAAAGGACATCATGCACGACCCAGACTACATGGAGGTTTGCCACGAG CGCACATGA
- the LOC120425121 gene encoding uncharacterized protein LOC120425121 isoform X2: MSSMQRCYHVVVVVIVCAPPQSAVSKGVPLLELLRSTYSPKHYGSASSNLVGKFTQSVRRIVQDVKDEGSPSGMSREELIETNERLRAVRVRLEESYDTAKKALVTLMNKYGDSKSQRNVFNRYPMLKLMIKDVIRLETQYWTLVEIPKQEKLETVPAFVLRACSIMEKSQKSGEGVKTSAKLAEEAAEKRERMERLEIMTTAQVEQENTQMINDLYRLLKKYTGLRNLIRELKSEYGNSKIYPIFPRYTMLKDMIKDIMHDPDYMEVCHERT, translated from the exons ATGTCGTCAATGCAACGGTGTTatcacgtcgtcgtcgtcgtcatcgtttgTGCACCACCACAATCCGCAGTATCGAAAGGTGTACCACTATTGGAACTGTTGAGGAGCACGT ATTCCCCAAAGCATTACG gttcagcTTCCTCCAATTTGGTCGGAAAATTCACCCAGAGCGTGCGACGGATCGTGCAGGATGTCAAAGATGAAGGATCGCCGA GTGGTATGAGCCGCGAGGAGCTAATCGAGACCAACGAGCGGCTGCGAGCGGTCCGGGTGCGCCTGGAGGAGTCATACGACACGGCGAAAAAGGCATTAGTTACCCTAATGAACAAGTACGGAGACTCCAAAAGCCAGCGAAACGTGTTCAACCGATACCCGATGCTGAAATTGATGATTAAG GACGTGATTCGCCTAGAAACCCAGTACTGGACCCTAGTGGAAATCCCCAAGCAAGAGAAGCTCGAAACAGTCCCTGCCTTTGTGTTGCGCGCGTGTAGCATCATGGAAAAGTCGCAAAAGTCGGGCGAAGGTGTCAAAACGTCAGCCAAGCTAGCGGAGGAAGCCGCAGAAAAGCGGGAACGGATGGAGCGGCTGGAAA TAATGACGACCGCGCAAGTCGAGCAGGAAAATACGCAAATGATCAATGATTTGTAccgtttactgaaaaaatacaccgGTTTGAGAAACCTAATCCGTGAATTGAAG TCTGAGTATGGCAATTCTAAAATCTACCCAATCTTTCCGCGGTACACGATGCTGAAGGATATGATAAAGGACATCATGCACGACCCAGACTACATGGAGGTTTGCCACGAG CGCACATGA